One Cytophagia bacterium CHB2 genomic window, CAAACTCGATCCGGATGCCCTCGAAATTGAGATGAGCATAACCTCTTTGATCGTTCATCATCGTGTTGTGCAGCGTCTCATAAGCCTCCCGCCAATCCTTGTTCTTGTCATAATCGCGCCGTTGCAGGAGTGCGTCGCCCAGATAGAATTTCATCGCCGGGTAATCCGCCTGAACCGCTTTCATGTATTCCAGGGCGCAATAAACATTGTTCTGCAGGCCGCGCTGCCAAATGCCAGAGAGCACACTTTGAAGTTTTATTTGTGTGACCCGGTATCCATCGGCGAACAGCGAGTCGCAAACATCGTTGACAAACCGTAACGTATTCAGAACCAGCTCCAACCCCTTATTGTTTTGCGGGAACGGTATGGTATCCGTGCCGGTGGAGGTGCCATACATTTTCCAGGGGACAAAATCTCCCTTGGAACCTACCGTATGGATTTGCAGCGCGACGCCGTGCGCATGCAGCACCGGCAGGATCAATTGCAAGTATTCTGCGTGAAGCTCGGGAGCCGGCTTGTCGCCGAAATGGTCTTTCAGCAGCCGCAAAAACTTTTCGCCCATGCCATTGGGAGCGCCGCCGGTTTTGAACAAATTTTCGTGCAGGGAATAAACCTCCATGTTGTCAAGGGCCTGGGGCCATTGCGTGTGGTTTTCCCAACGCGCCAACATGTCCGGAACGAACTCGGCTTCGCCGTCGCCGTTCAAATCCACAAAGTCATCGTGTTGAAACCAAATCTGCGTCGCGCTGGCAGATTGTGATACCGCCTCGCCCGGCCTTGCCAGCGACGAAATCAGTATGCAAAGAGTAAGTGTTCTTTTCATGGCAACGTTCTCCTGTCATTTTAACTCTGGATTACTTGATCAACACCGCCTTGCGCGTTTGCGAAAATTGGCCGGCGGTGATTTTGTAGAAATAAATCCCGCCGGCCAAATCGCGCGGCGCGAACGTCAACGCATGATTTCCCGCCGCCATTTCACCATCCACCAAAATCGCCACTTCGCGGCCAATCACATCAAAAACTTTCAATGTCACGTGGCTGCTCACCGGTAAATGAAAACTGATTACCGTCGAAGGGTTGAACGGATTCGGATAATTCTGCGCCAGCGAATAGCCTTGCGGTATTTCCAAAGCCGGTTGTTCCACTCCGGTCGTCACGCTTTGCCGTTTTCTAAAATAGACACTTCTTGCCGCGCCGCCGCTCTCGGCCGAGACTTCGTAATTCACCGCAAAATCGCCGTTCGGAAAAATCGCCGCGGCTTTGAAGCCGATGGTCAACGAATCCCAATCCGTCGCAAACTCCGGCGGGTTCGGCAACCACGTCACGCCGCGATCGCGAGAGTATGCCACCTTCATATCCGCGCGCGCTTGCCCTCGAAAAAAATCGCGCTCATCTTTCCACGTGGTCCACAAAACGTGGCGCACCGGATCGTATCGACTGCCTTCCAACAAATGCGAGCGTATCCCAATT contains:
- a CDS encoding T9SS type A sorting domain-containing protein, yielding MKRTLTLCILISSLARPGEAVSQSASATQIWFQHDDFVDLNGDGEAEFVPDMLARWENHTQWPQALDNMEVYSLHENLFKTGGAPNGMGEKFLRLLKDHFGDKPAPELHAEYLQLILPVLHAHGVALQIHTVGSKGDFVPWKMYGTSTGTDTIPFPQNNKGLELVLNTLRFVNDVCDSLFADGYRVTQIKLQSVLSGIWQRGLQNNVYCALEYMKAVQADYPAMKFYLGDALLQRRDYDKNKDWREAYETLHNTMMNDQRGYAHLNFEGIRIEFDKNWDDPVQFENAQGWHELANAGAFNLIKSFSWKAGLEHNNPYADDEWEYEKVVLRTAEKSRELNLRWDFAVLHSDEAGGSGRAYPFDVAPENRGPNEPPTFASVLNKVFDFYNNVTAIDDFSYSPKGFQLQQNYPNPFNPSTVIRFQLPVRSRVTLKVFDIVDREVATLVDGNLEAGNHAVTFAPRDLAAGIYFYKITAGKFSQTRKAVLVK
- a CDS encoding T9SS type A sorting domain-containing protein: IGIRSHLLEGSRYDPVRHVLWTTWKDERDFFRGQARADMKVAYSRDRGVTWLPNPPEFATDWDSLTIGFKAAAIFPNGDFAVNYEVSAESGGAARSVYFRKRQSVTTGVEQPALEIPQGYSLAQNYPNPFNPSTVISFHLPVSSHVTLKVFDVIGREVAILVDGEMAAGNHALTFAPRDLAGGIYFYKITAGQFSQTRKAVLIK